GGCAGACGGTCCCGAGGAGGACAGTCGGGAGGACCGGCCACATGGCGGCGGCCAGAGCCGGCGCCGCGGGCAGGAGGCGGCTGAAGGCCATCTCCGGCGGAGTGGCGTAGGCCAGGCTGGCGATCACGACGGTCAGAATCACCGGCGACAGCCGCACGAGCCTGCCGTAGCCGTAGCTCCGACGGAGCCGCGGCCGTCCGGACTCGATCATGAATCCCAGAGTATCCGCGAGGGGCTCGCTCAGCGACGTGACAAGTGGGCTCCGCGTGTGACAGAGCCCGCCGGCGGGCTTGCGAGGGCGCGACCGCATGATTCGTCCTTGACTCGCGGAAACGGGGCGGTCACGGACGGTGTCATCGAGATGCGCTCGTCGCGCGGCAGTGACCGCTGGCTGAGCGGTGCGACTGTCCCCGCGGGCGTGAAGACGCTCACCGAGCTCTCCGCGCCCGCCAAGGCGACGGTCCGCGACGTCCTCGACATCGCGGTGTGCTCCCCGTAGGGCTGGGCGCAGTGGAACGTCGGCGACCCGGAGGGCGAAGACGTCCACGTCGCACCATCGGGCGGCCGCTATGCCGGGAACGAGGCGTGGGCCGGTAGCCGGCGAACTCGATCGGTCAGGTCCTCTTGATCGGATCAGGCCGAGATGCGGGTCCCTGCGCCGCCGACCCTGATCCGCCGGTCGCCCGCCCGCAGTTCCACCGTCAGGACGCCAGGACGTCCCATGTCCTCCCCTTGGTGGAGGGTGAGGACCGTCGCCTCGGGCACGAGTCCGAGCTCACGGGCGTACGCGCCGAAGGCGGCCGCCGCCGCCCCGGTCGCCGGGTCCTCCACCACACCGCCCACCGGGAACGGCCCGCGGACGTGAAAGACCTCCGCAGAGGCGCGCCAGACCAACTGCAGCGTCGTCAGGTCGAGCCGGTGCATCAGGGCCTCCAGGCGGGCGAAGTCGTACGCCAGGCGGGCCAGGCGCTCTCGGCTCGCGGCGGCAAGGATCAGATGACGGGCGCCCGCGAAGGCGATGCGGGGAGGCAGGGCGGGATCGAGGTCGCCGGCCGGCCAGTCGAGCGCGGCGAGTGCCTCTGCCAGGTCATCGGCCGCGACCTCCTCGATGTGCGGCTCGACGCTCGTGAGCGTGGCCCGCAGTACCCCGCCCTCCCGCGTCACGGTGACCGGCACGGTCCCGGCACGCGTGGTGAACACCAGATCGCCGGGGCCGATGCGCTCAGCGAGGGCCACCGCCGTCGCGACGGTGGCGTGACCGCAGAAGGGCACCTCCGCCTTGGGGCTGAAGTAGCGGATGGTGTACGTGCGCCCGGCGTCCGATGCGCCGGAGCCCGCTCCCTCGAACGGCGCTGTCAGGAACGCGCTCTCGCTGTAGCCGACTTCGGCCGCGATCGCCAGCATCTCCTCGTCGCCGAGGCCCGTGGCATCGAGGACGACTCCAGCGGGATTGCCCCCCTCGGGATCGTCGGAAAAAGCGGTGTAACGCAGGACGCCGGGGGTTTCCCGTACGGAGTTCATGCCGGGAGAACGGCGCGGAGCCCCGAGGTAGTTCCCCGGGTCCGGGGACCGTCCCGGAGCTCCGTGCCCGGACACGACCTACGGCGGTGCACCATCGACAGGGTCGTGAGGAAGCCGGTTCCTCCCCGCGACAGGGGGAGGGACCGGCTTCCGCGATCCGCGGGAGACGGCGCTAGGAACGGTCGAGTGCGCGGGCGAGGAAGCGCCGCGTGGCCTGCTCCCGCGGAGCGGTGAGCACCTGCTCCGCGGTGCCCTGCTCCACGATCACGCCGCCCTCCAGGAAGCAGACCCGGTCCGCGACCCGCCGGGCGAAGTCCATCTCGTGGGTGGCCATCAGGATGGTCAGGCCGCGCCGCTTCAGGTCGGCGACGACGTCCAGGACCTCGCCGACCAGTTCGGGATCGAGGGCCGAGGTGATCTCGTCGAAGAGCAGCAGCTCCGGCTCGGTGGCCAGGGCGCGGGCGATCGCCGCCCGCTGCTGCTGTCCGCCGGAGAGCCGGTCGGGGTGTTCGTGCACCTTGTCCGCGAGCCCGAGGCGGTCGAGCAGCTCGCGGGCCGAGGCCTCGGCCTTCCTGCGCGGGACGCCGTGGACCTGGCGCGGCGCGAGCGTGATGTTGTCCAGCACGCTCAGATGCGGGAAGAGGTTGTACGCCTGGAAGACGATGCCGATCCGACGGCGGGCGACGTCGGGGTCGAGACGGGGATCGGTCAGCTCGGTCTCGCTCAGGTGGACGGTCCCGTCGTCGACGACCTCCAGCAGGTCCACACAGCGCAGCAGGGTCGACTTGCCCGAACCCGAGCCGCCGATCAGACAGACGACCTGGTGCTCGGCGACGTCCAGGTCGATCGAGCGCAGCACCAGCCGCTCCCCGTACTGCTTGCGGAGGCCGCGGATGCGCAGCAGCGACTCGCTCATCGGCCCGCCCCCGCCCAGGTGCGCTGCGCCGCCCGCCGCTGGAGCCGGTCGGCGAAGCGGGTCAGCGGGATGGTCACCGCGATGAACAAGAGGGCCGCTCCCAGGTACGGGGTGTAGTTGAAGTCGTAGTCCGCCTTGATCTGCGCGGCCCGCAGCGCCTCGAGCGGACCGAGGACGGCGACCAGTGCCGTGTCCTTCTGCAGGGCGATGAAGTCGTTGAGCAGGGGCGGCAGCACGTTGCGCACGGCCTGGGGCAGGACGACGTGCCGCACGGTCTGCCGCTCGTTGAGGCCCAGGGCCCGGGCGGCGTTCCGTTGGGCCGGGTGGACCGAGTTCAGTCCCGCCCGGAACACCTCGGCGACGTACGCGGTGTAGGAGAGGGTGAGGGCGATCACGCCGAGGATCCAGGGCTCGGAGGGGGTGCCCTGCAGTTGCAGCGCCGGTAGTCCGAAGCCGACGAGGAAGATCAGCAGCAGGGTCGGTACGCCGCGGAAGACGTCCACGTAGACCGTGGCGGCGAGCCGCAGCGGCTGGAGACCCGGTGCGCGGGTCACCCGCACCAGGGCGATCAGCAGTCCCAGGACGAGGATCAGCACCTCGGCGACGAGGAACATCTGGATGTTGAGCCAGAAGCCCCGGAGGAGGTCGGGGAAGGCGGAGCGGAGCTCGGCGCCGTCGAAGAACAGACTGTCGACGCGCTCCCAGCCCGGTGAGGCCACCGCGGCCGCGCCTACCGCCACCAGGCCGAGCAGGGTGCAGAGGGTGGAGACCCAGGTGTGGCGGCGTTTGCGGGAGCGGCGGTACCGCTGCCGCTCCCGTTCGTGGTCGCTGGGCCGGTAGTCGGTGTCGTACGTGCCCGGAGAGGCGGCCGACCGGTCCGGTACGGCTGTCTTGCCGATGTCCACAGCCGGCCCGTTATCGCTTCAGCTCGGGGACGTTCGCCGAGGCGGAAAGCCACTGCGTGGTGAGCCTGGCGAGAGTGCCGTCGGCCTTGAGTTCGTCGAGGGCCTGGTTGACGCACGAGGTGTACCCGCTGTCCTTCGGCAGCAGCAGACCGAACTTCTCGGGGGTGCCGCCCGCGTAGCCGAACTGGCCGACGATCTCGCCGTTCTCCAGCTCCGCCCCGGCCAGGTAGAAGACGGTGGGCAGGTCGGTGACGATCGCGTCGATCTGACCGTTCCGCAGCGCGGTGACCTCGTCCTTGGTGGTACTGAAGACGCTCGGCTGCTTCGAGGGCTTGATCTGGTCGAGCACGGCCTGGTAGCTGGTCGTCGCGACCTGCACGCCGATCTTGGCGTCCTTGAAGGCGCTCAGGGACGTGGCCTTCGCGAACGCGGATCCGTCGAGTGCCAGGATGGCCTGATTGGCCGTGTAGTAACTGGTGGAGAAATCGACGGCTTTCGCGCGCTGCGGCGTGATGGAGATCTGGTTGATGTCGAAGTCGAAAGCCTTGGGGCCGGGGGCGTACGAATGGGCGAAAGGCTCGACGACCCATTTCACCTGGTCGCGTTCGAAGCCCAGCTTTTCGGCCACTGCATAGGCCACGGCGCTTTCGAAGCCTTTTCCGTTCGACGGGGTGTTGCTGTCGAACCACGGTTCATAGGCCGGGGAGTCGGTCGCGACGGTGAGCCGGCCGCGCTTGTGGAGGCTCGGGCTGTCGGTCGTGCACAGGGCGGCGTCCTTGGCGCCGGCCGCTGCGGGGGTGTTCTGCGGCTGCGGCGCGCAGCCGGCCGCCGCCAGCGCGACGAGGGCGGCGGCGGAGGCCGCCAGGGATATGCGGGTACGGGACATCAGAGGTCCTTCGGGAGAAGTCCGGGAAAGGTACGGGAAAGAGGGCCGGTGCTGTGCGCTCAGCGACACAGATCGGCCGCACAGCGCACGTTGTCCACGTGGAGGCGGCGTACCAGCAGGAGAGTTCCGGACATGCTTTTCAGCATTCCGGCTCACGGAGACCGGCGTCAATCGGGAAGACCGTTGCCGGGGTAACGCGTTGATAACATGTCAGCTGGTGAGATGGAATACCCGGTCGCCTTGACGCAGTCCGAATGCCTCCGCCGCGGAACCGCCGCGGACCACCAGTTCGGCGAATCCGACCCCGGAACTCCCGACGGTGATTCCGGGCTCGCCGAGCGGGACGTCGGGGAGTCGGTCGTAACAGCGCACCCGGATGTCGCGGCCGTCGAGCCGGTTGCGCACGAGAAGGCTCTCGGCGGTGTCGTAGCCGGGCAGTTCGGCGGCCGGGCGGTCCAGCTTGCAGTTGCCGAAGTTGTCGACGACGGCGATCCGCACGTCGTCGGCGACGGACGGGCGCACCGCTGTCGGCTGCGCGGGAACGGGGTGGCCGTCCACCAGCCAGCGGGCCAGCAGGGGCGCGTACCAGAGGCTCCGGAACTGGGTCCGTACCATCTCCTCGATCTCGGCCGGCGTCAGCTCGGCCCAGTCGTCGGCGGCGGCTTCCAGCACTTCGCGGACATCGGTGACCTGGACCTCCGTCAGACCCAGGTAGGTCGCCAGCGGGGCGAGGACCCGCTGGTTCAGCGTGCTGACGACCAGGTGGTTCCCGTGGCGGAAGGAGCAGAAGGGCACGCCGTTGGGCCAGTGTCCGTCCCTCGGTGCGATGTTGACGAGGACCACGACCGGTCGGCTCGGGCCGCCGATCAGGTCCGTGGAGCGGAGCAGGTCGAGCAGGGTGAGGG
Above is a genomic segment from Streptomyces sp. NBC_00094 containing:
- a CDS encoding PhzF family phenazine biosynthesis protein, whose translation is MNSVRETPGVLRYTAFSDDPEGGNPAGVVLDATGLGDEEMLAIAAEVGYSESAFLTAPFEGAGSGASDAGRTYTIRYFSPKAEVPFCGHATVATAVALAERIGPGDLVFTTRAGTVPVTVTREGGVLRATLTSVEPHIEEVAADDLAEALAALDWPAGDLDPALPPRIAFAGARHLILAAASRERLARLAYDFARLEALMHRLDLTTLQLVWRASAEVFHVRGPFPVGGVVEDPATGAAAAAFGAYARELGLVPEATVLTLHQGEDMGRPGVLTVELRAGDRRIRVGGAGTRISA
- a CDS encoding amino acid ABC transporter permease; protein product: MDIGKTAVPDRSAASPGTYDTDYRPSDHERERQRYRRSRKRRHTWVSTLCTLLGLVAVGAAAVASPGWERVDSLFFDGAELRSAFPDLLRGFWLNIQMFLVAEVLILVLGLLIALVRVTRAPGLQPLRLAATVYVDVFRGVPTLLLIFLVGFGLPALQLQGTPSEPWILGVIALTLSYTAYVAEVFRAGLNSVHPAQRNAARALGLNERQTVRHVVLPQAVRNVLPPLLNDFIALQKDTALVAVLGPLEALRAAQIKADYDFNYTPYLGAALLFIAVTIPLTRFADRLQRRAAQRTWAGAGR
- a CDS encoding SAM hydroxide adenosyltransferase, with the translated sequence MPLPPVVSLTDCADPNALARQSTRIAALFGSTPTVLPLGGPDPEGAAALTLLDLLRSTDLIGGPSRPVVVLVNIAPRDGHWPNGVPFCSFRHGNHLVVSTLNQRVLAPLATYLGLTEVQVTDVREVLEAAADDWAELTPAEIEEMVRTQFRSLWYAPLLARWLVDGHPVPAQPTAVRPSVADDVRIAVVDNFGNCKLDRPAAELPGYDTAESLLVRNRLDGRDIRVRCYDRLPDVPLGEPGITVGSSGVGFAELVVRGGSAAEAFGLRQGDRVFHLTS
- a CDS encoding ABC transporter substrate-binding protein produces the protein MSRTRISLAASAAALVALAAAGCAPQPQNTPAAAGAKDAALCTTDSPSLHKRGRLTVATDSPAYEPWFDSNTPSNGKGFESAVAYAVAEKLGFERDQVKWVVEPFAHSYAPGPKAFDFDINQISITPQRAKAVDFSTSYYTANQAILALDGSAFAKATSLSAFKDAKIGVQVATTSYQAVLDQIKPSKQPSVFSTTKDEVTALRNGQIDAIVTDLPTVFYLAGAELENGEIVGQFGYAGGTPEKFGLLLPKDSGYTSCVNQALDELKADGTLARLTTQWLSASANVPELKR
- a CDS encoding amino acid ABC transporter ATP-binding protein, whose product is MSESLLRIRGLRKQYGERLVLRSIDLDVAEHQVVCLIGGSGSGKSTLLRCVDLLEVVDDGTVHLSETELTDPRLDPDVARRRIGIVFQAYNLFPHLSVLDNITLAPRQVHGVPRRKAEASARELLDRLGLADKVHEHPDRLSGGQQQRAAIARALATEPELLLFDEITSALDPELVGEVLDVVADLKRRGLTILMATHEMDFARRVADRVCFLEGGVIVEQGTAEQVLTAPREQATRRFLARALDRS